In one Neobacillus sp. CF12 genomic region, the following are encoded:
- the pdxA gene encoding 4-hydroxythreonine-4-phosphate dehydrogenase PdxA — MNMLPVVGITMGDPAGVGPEIILKSLNNQEIYQQCRPFVIGDAKILDRAQQFVNTNLEIVKIDEVEEAAFAPGKVYCLDMNLVPADLPIGQVSAEAGHAAFEFLKKAIELANEGKIDAICTAPLNKEALHKGGHMYPGHTEILAELTNTTDFSMMLSAPKLKVIHVTTHVGIIDAVKMINPDRVYKVIQLADETLKKAGYSTPRIAVCGINPHAGENGLFGYGEEEEKVIPAVEKAVSEGINVVGPLPADTLFFRTVRGDFDIVVAMYHDQGHGPVKVLGLDAGVNITVGLPIIRTSVDHGTAFDISGKGIADEKSLLEAIRQAIELAPKKK, encoded by the coding sequence ATGAATATGCTTCCGGTAGTAGGAATTACAATGGGGGACCCAGCTGGAGTTGGACCTGAAATTATCCTAAAAAGCTTAAATAATCAAGAAATCTATCAACAATGTCGTCCTTTTGTAATTGGGGATGCAAAAATCCTTGATCGTGCTCAACAATTTGTTAATACTAATTTAGAAATTGTTAAGATTGATGAGGTAGAAGAAGCAGCCTTTGCTCCAGGCAAGGTTTATTGCCTTGACATGAATTTAGTTCCTGCAGATTTACCAATAGGCCAAGTTTCAGCAGAAGCTGGGCACGCAGCCTTTGAATTTTTAAAGAAGGCAATCGAACTTGCTAATGAAGGAAAGATTGATGCAATATGTACAGCACCTTTGAATAAAGAAGCATTGCATAAAGGTGGTCATATGTACCCTGGGCATACGGAGATTCTTGCAGAATTAACAAACACAACTGATTTCTCGATGATGTTATCTGCACCAAAATTGAAAGTTATCCATGTCACTACCCATGTAGGGATTATTGATGCGGTAAAAATGATTAATCCAGACCGTGTCTATAAAGTGATTCAATTAGCTGATGAAACATTGAAAAAAGCAGGGTATTCAACACCTAGAATTGCGGTTTGTGGAATTAATCCTCATGCAGGAGAAAATGGTTTATTTGGTTATGGGGAAGAAGAGGAAAAGGTTATTCCTGCTGTTGAAAAAGCGGTTAGTGAAGGAATCAATGTAGTAGGACCTCTGCCTGCAGATACACTATTTTTCAGAACGGTTCGCGGCGATTTTGATATCGTTGTAGCCATGTATCACGACCAAGGACATGGACCTGTCAAAGTATTAGGACTTGATGCAGGTGTCAACATTACAGTTGGTTTACCTATCATCCGTACAAGCGTTGACCACGGAACCGCCTTTGATATTTCAGGTAAAGGAATCGCAGACGAAAAAAGCCTTCTAGAGGCAATTAGACAAGCGATTGAGCTAGCTCCAAAAAAGAAGTAA
- a CDS encoding SMP-30/gluconolactonase/LRE family protein: MGSSATQPIGRVFYLPPDGSELQLFQEGIAYPNGIAISANGQRVYISEFATNRIISVPSKNAKDARETPFVFGQFEGGIGPDGLAVDTEGNLYVAHFQVGENCRT, translated from the coding sequence ATGGGATCTAGTGCAACGCAACCAATAGGTCGTGTCTTCTACCTGCCGCCAGATGGTTCAGAATTACAACTTTTTCAAGAAGGGATTGCTTATCCAAATGGGATTGCGATTTCAGCGAACGGCCAACGTGTTTATATCTCTGAATTCGCTACAAACAGAATTATCTCTGTACCTTCAAAGAATGCTAAAGACGCGCGTGAAACGCCATTTGTCTTCGGTCAATTTGAAGGCGGAATCGGTCCAGATGGTTTAGCCGTCGATACGGAGGGTAATCTTTATGTAGCCCATTTCCAAGTTGGTGAAAATTGTCGTACTTGA
- a CDS encoding oxygenase MpaB family protein — protein sequence MLYTDEFLEKLRMEGDPVPDRIIEELFKNSQISSINNLLKQLMYNDQEYPEELPDTIEFWLKDTAYCPEGVDLARIRNATDLFREHGIAITFLLSTSSLVNCYAARKGVKVLTFSYRLGQNAYRRIAETGQFVLHVMAPGGLESGGQGIKAIQKVRLMHSAIRHLVQKTGRWDEEENGIPICQEDLLGTLLTFSIVIIGGLRHLGMKVTEKQAEDYLYFWKIVGIMLGVRKDIIPETMEEAIQLEKMIKKRHHGPSPEGIQMTRALIEFHAGLIPGQVFDNIIPALIRETVGDEIADWMEVPHSNWQNLMKYKELMGFFLDSDYTGFFGSMVNRLGLALIKRQSLAMTDYEYTPFLIPTELRKVWGIEEKIV from the coding sequence ATGTTATATACAGACGAGTTTTTGGAGAAGTTACGGATGGAAGGCGATCCAGTACCGGACCGAATAATTGAAGAATTGTTCAAGAACAGTCAGATTAGCTCCATAAATAATTTGTTGAAGCAATTAATGTACAATGACCAAGAGTATCCGGAAGAGCTACCTGATACCATAGAATTTTGGCTAAAGGATACAGCTTATTGCCCAGAAGGCGTGGACTTGGCCAGAATAAGAAACGCAACTGATTTATTTCGGGAACATGGCATTGCCATCACCTTCTTATTATCAACATCCTCACTTGTGAATTGCTACGCAGCACGTAAAGGGGTTAAGGTCCTTACATTCAGTTATCGTTTAGGTCAAAATGCATACCGCAGGATAGCTGAAACAGGGCAATTTGTTCTTCATGTCATGGCGCCAGGTGGACTTGAATCTGGGGGACAAGGTATCAAAGCCATTCAAAAAGTCCGTTTAATGCATTCAGCCATTCGGCATTTGGTTCAAAAGACCGGCAGATGGGATGAAGAAGAAAATGGCATCCCCATCTGTCAGGAGGATCTGCTTGGTACCCTATTAACCTTTTCCATTGTCATCATAGGTGGGCTTCGCCATTTAGGTATGAAAGTAACAGAAAAACAGGCGGAAGATTACTTGTACTTTTGGAAAATCGTCGGAATCATGCTGGGAGTTCGGAAAGATATTATTCCAGAAACCATGGAAGAAGCAATTCAGTTGGAGAAAATGATTAAAAAAAGACATCATGGACCTTCTCCTGAAGGGATCCAAATGACTCGTGCTCTAATTGAGTTTCATGCAGGTCTCATTCCCGGTCAGGTGTTTGACAACATAATCCCTGCTCTAATTCGAGAAACCGTAGGGGACGAAATAGCAGACTGGATGGAAGTTCCGCACTCCAATTGGCAAAACCTTATGAAATATAAAGAGTTAATGGGTTTTTTCCTTGATTCAGACTATACGGGCTTTTTTGGGAGTATGGTCAATCGGCTTGGGTTAGCCTTAATTAAGCGCCAGTCACTTGCCATGACCGATTATGAATATACCCCATTTCTCATACCAACCGAACTTCGGAAGGTATGGGGGATTGAGGAAAAAATAGTGTAA
- a CDS encoding phosphoglycerate dehydrogenase yields MNTITLEKVKSIKTLNNIAETGLKVLNKGNFEIDNGSDNPDAILVRSFNMHAVEIGDNLKAIARAGAGVNNIPIEKCTEQGIVVFNTPGANANAVKEIVLTSLISSSRNLFDGIAWVKALDGEGGQIPKLVEAGKKQFVGKEIKGKTLGVIGLGAIGALVANDALDLDMDVIGFDPFISVDTAWNLSRNVQRAVTIEQLFSESDYITVHVPFTENTREMFNAATFSIMKPGVHILNFSRGELVNEKDMAAALESGVVGKYITDFPNENVLKMKNTIPIPHLGASSQESEENCAIMAARQVKEFLETGNIKNSVNFPNTYLPYTGKQRVLAFHHNVPNMVGQITSAISSYHLNIADMVNRSRGDYAYTMIDIDNKVSDDVIPALEERIKQIPGMVIARII; encoded by the coding sequence ATGAACACAATCACTCTAGAAAAAGTGAAATCTATCAAAACACTTAATAATATTGCAGAAACTGGGCTAAAAGTATTAAATAAAGGCAACTTTGAGATTGACAACGGCAGTGATAATCCCGATGCTATCCTTGTTCGCAGCTTTAATATGCACGCAGTAGAAATTGGCGATAATCTAAAGGCAATCGCAAGAGCTGGAGCAGGTGTGAATAATATTCCGATAGAAAAATGTACAGAGCAAGGGATCGTTGTATTTAATACTCCTGGGGCGAATGCCAATGCCGTAAAAGAAATAGTGTTAACTTCATTAATATCTTCTTCCCGCAATCTTTTTGACGGTATTGCTTGGGTTAAAGCATTGGATGGTGAAGGCGGCCAAATTCCAAAGCTAGTGGAAGCTGGAAAAAAACAGTTTGTAGGAAAAGAAATTAAAGGTAAAACTTTAGGTGTCATTGGTTTAGGAGCAATTGGTGCCCTTGTAGCGAATGACGCGCTTGATTTAGATATGGATGTGATCGGTTTTGACCCGTTTATCTCTGTCGACACGGCTTGGAATTTGTCACGCAATGTACAACGTGCAGTAACAATTGAACAGTTGTTCTCAGAATCTGATTATATTACTGTACACGTACCCTTTACTGAGAATACAAGAGAAATGTTTAACGCAGCCACATTCAGCATAATGAAGCCGGGTGTTCATATTTTAAACTTCTCACGTGGCGAGCTTGTGAATGAAAAAGACATGGCAGCAGCTCTCGAAAGCGGGGTAGTTGGGAAATACATTACAGACTTCCCGAATGAAAATGTGCTGAAAATGAAAAATACCATTCCGATTCCGCACTTAGGTGCCTCTTCACAAGAATCAGAGGAAAATTGTGCAATAATGGCGGCTCGTCAGGTAAAGGAATTTTTAGAAACAGGAAACATTAAAAACTCAGTGAATTTCCCAAATACTTACCTTCCTTATACAGGAAAGCAGCGAGTATTGGCATTTCACCACAATGTTCCAAACATGGTCGGACAGATTACATCCGCAATATCTAGTTATCATTTAAACATTGCCGACATGGTCAACAGAAGCCGTGGGGATTATGCATATACAATGATTGACATTGATAATAAAGTGAGTGATGATGTTATTCCGGCATTAGAGGAAAGAATCAAACAAATTCCTGGCATGGTTATCGCTCGTATTATTTAA
- a CDS encoding phage tail protein: MSYIVDFKNVSKVGLESSPVVDALAGLRANEARYFMNKYKHEFTVVPASESQDTLDYVNQILKKERDIEFAAKPLETSRFQVENINWAFVFYEDGLEVNVLYTVDGPKPKRAVGFKLSEGMEVPKELEGKFKFARQKSKLAGTIRGSFFVIKGEY; this comes from the coding sequence ATGTCCTATATCGTTGATTTTAAAAATGTTTCTAAGGTTGGTCTAGAGTCTTCACCAGTAGTAGATGCTCTTGCTGGTTTACGCGCAAATGAAGCCCGTTACTTTATGAACAAATATAAGCATGAATTTACAGTTGTCCCAGCAAGCGAAAGCCAGGATACCCTTGATTATGTGAATCAAATTTTAAAAAAAGAACGTGATATTGAGTTTGCAGCTAAACCTTTAGAAACGTCGCGTTTTCAAGTGGAAAATATCAATTGGGCTTTCGTCTTTTATGAGGATGGTCTTGAAGTCAACGTCCTGTATACGGTTGATGGTCCTAAGCCGAAACGTGCTGTTGGTTTTAAGCTTTCTGAGGGGATGGAGGTACCAAAAGAGTTAGAAGGTAAGTTTAAGTTTGCTAGGCAGAAATCAAAACTAGCAGGAACCATTCGGGGTTCATTTTTTGTCATTAAAGGTGAATATTAA
- a CDS encoding GyrI-like domain-containing protein: MTNYTLEEKDSFTVLGFGTELKSDYTDYVGIMKEKSDFWQAVKQDGTLDTLKTVATNDYIFTVNEAVNNKMMHYAGVMTEKTLPEATRVIQFPKGEYIVVKGEAETSEELSNLLTGIAFGQVLPEAKDVAYVGGPNASVEMGQRNGLIFGEMWIPVVRK; the protein is encoded by the coding sequence ATGACAAATTATACTCTAGAAGAAAAAGATAGCTTTACTGTTCTAGGTTTTGGGACCGAACTTAAAAGCGATTACACAGACTATGTTGGCATAATGAAGGAAAAGTCAGACTTTTGGCAGGCAGTTAAACAAGATGGAACGCTTGACACCTTAAAAACCGTAGCCACAAATGACTACATTTTTACCGTGAACGAAGCGGTGAATAACAAGATGATGCACTATGCTGGCGTCATGACAGAAAAGACGCTACCGGAAGCAACAAGAGTAATTCAATTTCCAAAAGGGGAATACATCGTTGTGAAGGGTGAAGCGGAAACTTCTGAAGAGTTAAGCAATTTACTTACTGGCATTGCCTTCGGTCAAGTCCTGCCAGAAGCAAAGGATGTTGCCTATGTTGGTGGACCAAATGCAAGTGTTGAGATGGGGCAGCGAAATGGCTTAATTTTTGGTGAAATGTGGATTCCAGTAGTTAGGAAATAA
- a CDS encoding HTH domain-containing protein produces the protein MKKVERINIIMRYINNRSHFTISEIMQEFTISRSTAIRDIKEIEAMGMPLVAEVGRDGGYFVMHNSVLPDVRFTDNEVKALFIAFMATRNQQLPYLKSRQSLTEKLLGLISENQQDDLVLLNQILLFEGTNPNNPDLLDLSDLPHHMLEKLIQILLLDRYLLITIQEEKVIKSYPIYLLHLYREKSIWLIEGFDLKEEKKQIYHVDNLTDVKSYTTNKRMSKKKIVEKLSMQNDVINLYLELGPKAIAQFKKYHPLQLSISYTNPYQATAVLKTFINVKNPEELTEMTNWLLFLGEDIKVKEMPVEVYEGLQKRLSIFCP, from the coding sequence ATGAAAAAAGTTGAACGAATTAATATTATTATGCGGTATATCAATAACCGCTCCCACTTTACTATTTCTGAAATCATGCAAGAATTTACTATCTCTCGTTCCACAGCTATTAGAGATATCAAAGAAATCGAAGCCATGGGGATGCCGCTAGTGGCTGAGGTTGGCAGGGATGGGGGTTATTTTGTTATGCACAACTCTGTTCTGCCCGATGTTCGTTTTACCGATAATGAAGTCAAAGCTCTTTTTATTGCCTTTATGGCGACAAGAAACCAACAACTTCCTTATCTAAAGAGTCGTCAGTCTTTAACTGAAAAATTACTTGGCCTCATATCAGAAAACCAGCAAGATGACCTCGTTCTTTTAAATCAAATCTTGCTATTTGAAGGAACCAATCCGAATAATCCTGACCTGCTAGATCTGTCAGACCTCCCTCATCACATGTTGGAAAAACTTATCCAAATCCTGCTATTGGATAGATATTTATTGATTACTATTCAAGAAGAGAAAGTTATCAAGTCATATCCAATTTATCTCTTGCACCTTTATCGTGAAAAAAGCATTTGGCTGATTGAAGGCTTTGACTTAAAGGAAGAAAAGAAGCAGATTTATCATGTCGACAATCTCACCGATGTCAAGTCCTACACAACGAACAAAAGAATGAGTAAGAAAAAGATAGTAGAAAAACTAAGTATGCAGAATGATGTAATTAACCTTTATCTTGAACTTGGTCCTAAAGCGATTGCCCAGTTTAAAAAGTACCATCCTTTACAATTATCAATTTCCTATACAAATCCTTACCAAGCCACAGCCGTCCTAAAGACTTTTATCAATGTAAAAAATCCCGAAGAATTGACTGAAATGACAAATTGGCTACTTTTCCTAGGTGAAGATATCAAGGTCAAGGAAATGCCGGTAGAAGTCTACGAAGGTTTACAAAAGAGATTAAGCATATTCTGCCCATAA
- a CDS encoding spore germination protein, whose product MSFFKVKSSIPCSDGQLGDDIENNIKMLEEHFCQTEDLMKKELLFHNQKCAVLYLDSLVKKELLQTSIIEPILELQAAEIEKTVHAAEIKTTSMILEAGKQLLDGFCVILLEKVPLAYLASVGGIEGRAIQEPNSERSIKSAHDGFVEDFSSNLHLLRKRIKSPKLKVKYFTIGNLSNTKVGMVFLENLANKELINEVERRITSIEIDQLYSTGELEELIENNPFSPFPHILATERPDRAVSYLTEGKITIILDGNPRVLVVPITFFAFYQAPDDYNSRWLVGSFFRLIRVFSFIITISLPATYIAIVSYHSEVLPIGILYSIRVSLEYVPFPPLAEAIAMQIILELLKEASIRLPSPIAQTIGIVGGLVIGTAVVDAHIVSNMMIVVIGFTAIASFVAPINEMGTSARLLGFPTMIAASLFGFFGIVFVLMLIFMHLSKLDSFGTPYFSPMAPFKKEDLKDSLIRLPLWKLNTRPTDAKPAYAKQQGQTRAWKKK is encoded by the coding sequence ATGAGTTTCTTTAAAGTGAAATCATCAATACCTTGTTCTGATGGGCAACTTGGCGATGATATTGAGAACAATATAAAAATGTTAGAAGAGCATTTTTGCCAAACAGAAGATTTAATGAAAAAAGAACTGCTATTTCATAACCAGAAGTGTGCCGTTCTTTATCTTGATTCATTAGTGAAGAAGGAACTTCTACAAACATCTATTATAGAACCTATTTTAGAACTGCAAGCGGCTGAAATTGAAAAAACAGTCCATGCGGCAGAAATAAAAACCACATCGATGATTTTAGAAGCAGGAAAACAGTTACTAGATGGATTCTGTGTAATTTTATTAGAAAAAGTTCCTCTGGCCTATTTGGCTTCTGTTGGAGGAATAGAAGGAAGGGCTATTCAAGAGCCAAATAGTGAGCGGAGTATTAAAAGTGCTCATGATGGTTTTGTTGAAGACTTTAGTTCGAACCTGCACCTATTGAGAAAGAGAATTAAAAGCCCGAAGTTAAAGGTGAAATATTTTACGATTGGTAACCTTTCGAATACGAAAGTTGGTATGGTTTTTCTAGAAAATCTTGCAAATAAAGAGCTTATTAATGAAGTAGAGCGCAGAATAACTTCAATCGAAATTGATCAGCTCTATTCAACTGGTGAATTAGAGGAACTTATTGAAAATAATCCTTTTTCTCCATTTCCGCATATTTTGGCTACAGAAAGACCTGATAGAGCGGTGTCTTATTTAACTGAAGGGAAAATCACCATTATTTTGGATGGAAATCCACGTGTGTTAGTCGTTCCGATCACGTTTTTTGCGTTTTACCAAGCCCCAGATGACTATAATAGCCGATGGTTAGTGGGTTCATTCTTTCGATTAATTCGCGTCTTTAGCTTTATTATCACGATTAGTTTGCCTGCCACCTACATAGCCATCGTTTCGTATCATTCAGAGGTACTTCCCATCGGAATTCTATACTCTATCAGGGTTTCGTTAGAATATGTTCCCTTTCCTCCCTTGGCGGAAGCGATAGCCATGCAAATCATTTTGGAATTATTAAAAGAAGCATCAATTCGATTGCCATCACCTATCGCACAAACAATCGGGATTGTCGGGGGATTAGTCATTGGAACGGCGGTAGTTGACGCTCATATCGTATCAAATATGATGATTGTTGTGATTGGATTTACGGCCATTGCCTCCTTTGTGGCACCTATAAATGAAATGGGGACGAGTGCAAGATTATTAGGTTTTCCAACGATGATTGCTGCCTCCTTGTTTGGATTTTTTGGGATTGTATTCGTGTTAATGTTGATATTTATGCATTTAAGTAAACTAGATTCTTTTGGAACACCTTATTTTTCACCTATGGCCCCATTTAAGAAAGAAGATTTAAAGGATTCGTTGATAAGACTTCCATTATGGAAATTAAATACTCGACCAACTGATGCAAAGCCAGCTTACGCAAAACAACAGGGGCAAACAAGGGCGTGGAAGAAGAAATGA
- a CDS encoding GerAB/ArcD/ProY family transporter → MEEEMTDKNLSITKFQLFFIMLQSQIGVGLLSLPNVVQKTAKGDGWISPLLAGIAVQVMLVIYWQLLKRFPNHIYTEITQKILGRFLGKLINLIIYMNFILVGGLVTILFIKIINLWLLPLTPDWIISILILTACIYLAVSDLRIIARFFVLATSLILLLLFTSLLSWFTPKEIQYILPIGSSGFKNIILGTNNSLLAMLGFEGLLFIFPFIIDNKKGVLKTISMANIFIAIFYTYFIFLSLISFSTDQLAQMREPILNLLRGITYNMIDRVDLIFLSIWIVPMSTSIIAYLFLASKSMNVKKKNYPRVVLLNGFIIFLITLFPHSDTTTTLINKYVTYLSYAVVFIIPSLLLILSFLFKKHESSEST, encoded by the coding sequence GTGGAAGAAGAAATGACAGATAAAAATCTTTCAATTACAAAATTTCAGCTGTTTTTTATCATGCTGCAAAGTCAAATTGGCGTTGGGCTTTTATCATTGCCGAATGTCGTGCAGAAGACCGCTAAAGGAGACGGTTGGATTTCTCCCCTGTTAGCAGGGATTGCTGTTCAAGTTATGCTCGTCATCTACTGGCAGTTACTAAAACGATTTCCCAACCATATTTATACAGAAATCACTCAAAAGATCCTTGGACGTTTTCTAGGAAAATTAATTAATCTTATCATCTATATGAATTTCATCCTTGTCGGAGGCTTAGTCACCATATTATTTATTAAAATCATAAATTTATGGTTATTGCCTTTAACTCCTGATTGGATCATATCCATACTGATCCTTACCGCTTGTATTTATTTAGCGGTTAGTGATTTAAGAATCATTGCAAGGTTCTTTGTCTTAGCAACTTCCTTAATCCTATTATTATTGTTTACCTCTTTATTAAGTTGGTTTACTCCTAAAGAGATTCAATACATTCTTCCGATTGGAAGTTCTGGATTTAAAAATATTATATTGGGTACTAACAATTCTCTTCTTGCGATGTTGGGATTTGAAGGGTTACTGTTTATATTCCCCTTCATTATTGATAATAAAAAAGGAGTATTAAAGACGATATCAATGGCGAACATTTTTATCGCCATCTTTTACACCTACTTTATCTTCCTTTCTCTTATCAGTTTTAGTACAGATCAATTAGCACAAATGAGAGAACCCATTTTAAATTTGCTTAGAGGAATAACTTATAATATGATCGATCGGGTGGATCTCATTTTTCTGTCGATATGGATTGTCCCGATGTCCACTTCGATTATTGCATATTTATTTCTTGCTAGTAAGAGTATGAATGTAAAGAAGAAGAATTACCCGAGGGTAGTCTTACTGAATGGATTCATTATTTTTTTGATTACATTGTTTCCACATAGTGACACAACCACTACTTTAATTAACAAATATGTGACGTATTTAAGTTATGCGGTTGTTTTTATCATCCCAAGTTTGCTATTAATTCTTTCGTTCCTATTTAAAAAGCATGAAAGTAGTGAATCGACTTGA
- a CDS encoding Ger(x)C family spore germination protein, with translation MRKIIILCVIPILLTGCWDQQLLVNRTLVNGLSFDVTKEGNIIGSVRALNMQSKGGGQFEIYDELVTAERPTTPGLALDIDSKIAGELDASKAFIVIIGEELAKKGIHPIIEVFYRNMNSYMSSKIIISKGKAKEILSVEKEKSPIAFAILQLLNGAEVDSVIPKETTFTVWKKMLDPGEDIILPYVERVEDNKIEIAGVALINDDKYTGTTLSREKSSILMLLVDQLGKTNRIALELGPENKRRAISFVTIDLRRNLEVLVDKDNKITCKINVNMNIDVLNYPHDLKKELNIKKLNKDISNELTKQAKEITDILLHANSDALGIGRRISSFHPDLWKKINWNKEYKNVQFEPIVKVNIIKTGNVF, from the coding sequence TTGAGGAAAATAATAATCTTATGTGTCATCCCCATCCTGTTGACTGGCTGTTGGGACCAGCAACTTCTTGTGAATCGAACGCTTGTGAACGGATTGAGTTTTGATGTTACGAAAGAGGGAAATATTATTGGATCAGTAAGAGCATTAAACATGCAAAGTAAAGGTGGAGGGCAATTTGAAATATACGATGAACTAGTAACTGCGGAAAGACCTACTACTCCTGGTTTAGCATTAGATATAGATAGTAAAATTGCGGGTGAATTAGATGCAAGTAAAGCGTTCATAGTAATAATAGGTGAAGAACTAGCGAAAAAAGGAATTCATCCAATCATTGAGGTTTTTTATCGAAATATGAACTCCTATATGTCTTCCAAAATTATCATAAGTAAAGGGAAAGCGAAAGAAATCCTTTCAGTGGAAAAAGAAAAAAGCCCAATCGCATTTGCCATCTTACAATTACTAAATGGAGCGGAAGTGGATTCAGTCATACCGAAAGAAACAACATTTACAGTTTGGAAAAAAATGTTAGATCCGGGTGAAGATATAATTTTACCCTATGTGGAAAGAGTAGAGGATAATAAAATTGAAATAGCTGGAGTGGCCCTAATTAACGATGATAAATATACAGGTACCACATTATCAAGAGAAAAAAGCAGTATACTAATGTTATTAGTGGATCAATTAGGTAAGACGAACAGAATCGCTTTAGAACTGGGTCCCGAAAACAAAAGAAGAGCTATTTCTTTTGTAACCATTGATTTAAGACGAAACTTAGAGGTTCTAGTGGATAAGGATAATAAAATAACATGCAAAATTAATGTCAATATGAATATTGACGTACTAAACTATCCACACGATTTAAAAAAAGAACTAAATATTAAAAAACTAAATAAAGATATTTCTAATGAATTAACCAAACAAGCGAAGGAAATAACCGACATTTTATTACATGCCAATAGTGATGCGTTGGGGATAGGAAGACGAATTTCAAGTTTTCACCCTGATTTGTGGAAGAAAATCAACTGGAATAAGGAATATAAAAATGTGCAATTTGAACCGATCGTAAAAGTAAACATCATTAAAACAGGGAATGTTTTTTAA
- a CDS encoding PadR family transcriptional regulator, translating into MKKRRGFVQLAILHLLKEESMHGYQIMKELEERSNGAYSASAGTVYPALQELVDQNLIQLDTASDKKVYTINENGRTRLEETAIHREGDFWVEWKERMMWKKSEESIQLRAAMERWETEFRKAMKQSRGNPDSVVELIAFIDEMTNRLKEKSTR; encoded by the coding sequence ATGAAAAAACGAAGAGGTTTTGTTCAACTTGCAATTTTGCATTTGTTGAAGGAAGAATCCATGCACGGCTACCAAATCATGAAGGAGTTAGAAGAACGGTCAAATGGTGCTTATTCCGCCAGTGCTGGAACCGTTTATCCTGCACTTCAAGAACTAGTCGACCAAAATTTAATACAACTGGATACTGCATCAGATAAAAAGGTCTATACGATTAATGAGAATGGCAGGACTCGGTTAGAGGAAACTGCTATACATAGGGAAGGTGATTTTTGGGTTGAATGGAAAGAAAGAATGATGTGGAAGAAGTCCGAGGAGTCCATTCAATTAAGGGCTGCAATGGAACGATGGGAAACGGAATTTCGGAAAGCCATGAAACAATCGCGAGGCAATCCAGACAGTGTAGTAGAATTAATCGCCTTTATCGATGAAATGACTAATCGTTTAAAAGAGAAAAGTACTAGATAA